The sequence below is a genomic window from Gammaproteobacteria bacterium.
ACTCAGCGGTACCTCGACCGTATTCAGAATGTCATGTGTATCTTTCGAATTTTCATCTAGGTACAACAGGCCAGTGGCAATTTCTCCATCCTGTCGGCACGCTTCCATATACTGAATGGCTTTGAGCCGATCTCGCACATCCAGATCGGGAGCGGCTTTTCTAAGCGCCAACTGTGTCCCATCGTGCAACTGCACCATCTCCACTGTGCCTTCTGACTGCTCCAATGTAATGGTTTCTCGCGGCGGCACCAGATCAATAGTGCCTGTGGCTTCCATGTGGTCACGCACCCAATCATAGCTCTTAGTAGAATTGGGTGTGTTATTGAAAGTCACACACGGTGAAATCACATCTATCAGCGCGAGTCCATGATGATGCATCGCCGCTTTGAGCAAAGGCACCAGCTGGCGCTTGTCACCACTAAAACTGCGCGCCACAAAAGTTGCCCCTGCCTGAATGGCCAGTGCACACAGATCAAACGACTCAAAAGGATTGGGTGTGCCTTTCTTGCTGACCGAGCCCCGATCTGCCGTGGCCGAATCCTGTCCTTTGGTCAGCCCGTAACATCCATTATTCATCACAACGTACACCATGTTGAGATTACGCCGCACCACATGCATGAATTGGCCCATGCCAATTGAGGCCGTGTCGCCATCACCCGACACACCAATATAAATGAGATCACGGTTGGCCATATTGGCGCCTGTGGCCACAGAAGGCATTCTTCCGTGCACCGAATTAAACCCATGCGAACGGCCTAAATAATAAGCCGGTGTTTTGGAGCTGCAGCCAATGCCTGACAGTTTGGCCACGCGATGCGGCTCAACCGGCAACTCAAAACAGGCTTGTGCGATGGCGGCTGAAATTGAATCATGTCCACAACCGGCGCACAGCGTGGATAAAGCGCCTTCATAAGCACGCTTGTCGTAGCCCAACGCATTTTTGGGTAGCTCGGGATGTCTGAAATTCGGTCGAAAGTAGGTCATTGCACAACCTCCGTGCGCTGCTTGTCCTCGGTCGCAACGGCCATGGCCGCCTCCAAAGCCTCCTGAATAAAGCTGGCCGTTATCGGTTGGCCGTTATAATGCAGGATAGGCGTCAGGTGTGATGGCGACACACCAAGTTCATTGACCAATAAAGTGCGCATTTGCGCATCTCGGTTCTGTTCAATCACAAAAACCTGTTCATGCTTTTCGATAAATGCACGCACGTCGTCAGAGAATGGAAAGGCCCTTAGGCGCATTTCATCCAGCATTACGCCTCGTTCTGCCAGTTTCGCCATGGCTTCACGCGCTGCATCTGTCGTGGTTCCAAAATACACCACCCCTACGCGGGCATTTCGTTCCACGATTTCTGGTGTGGGCATCAGTGTCTTGGCGGTCTCCCATTTGCGCGCCAGTCGCTCCATCGAACGCTGGTACGCATCACTGTCCTCGGTATAGCGGGCAAATTCGTCATGGGACGAGCCACGCGTGAAGTACATACCCTTTTCCGGATCAGTGGCCGGCAAAGTACGGTAACCAATGCCGTCACCATCGACATCCTGATATCGCCCCCATGGCTGTTTGAGTTCACGAAGCGCTTCGGCATCCAGCACCTTCCCTCGATCGTATTGTCGCTGGTCATCCCATTGGAGCGGTTCACACAGATGATCATTCATGCCCAAATCAAGATCGGACAATACAATCACTGGTGTTTGTAAGCGATCAGCCAAATCAAAACTCAAGGCCGTCATCTCAAAACACTCAGTCGGCGTGGCCGGTAACAAAAAGGGATGCTTGGTGTCGCCATGCGATGCATAAGCGGCAAGCAGGAGATCGCCTTGTTGCGTCCGGGTTGGCATGCCGGTGCTCGGTCCCACACGCTGGACGTCGATCAATACGGCTGGAATTTCCGCAAAATAGCCTAAGCCCAGAAACTCGCTCATCAGAGACACACCAGGGCCGGAGGTGGCGGTAAATGCACGCGCGCCCATCCACGTCGCCCCCATGACCATGCCCATCGCCGCCAATTCATCTTCTGCTTGGACAATCGCGAAACGATGTTTACCAGTGTCAGAGTCAATACGCAGTTGACGACAATATTTTTCAAAGGCATCCACCACCGATGTGGACGGGGTGATCGGATACCAAGCCGCCACTGTCGCACCACCGTAAATCGCCCCAAGCGCGGTGGCCGTGTTGCCATCCATCATTATTTTGTTGCCAACTTTATCAAGTGGCACCACGCGAATTTGACAAACGTCAGCATAATGCTTCGCGGCATAATCGTAACCCAGTTGTAACGCATGATGGTTTGGCGCGATCAGTTTTGGCTTTTTCGCAAATTGCCGCTCAATGGACTGAAAGAAGACCTCCAAGCCAATGTCCAACAACGACGCCAATGCGCCAACGTAAATAATGTTTTTGAATAACTGCCGTTGGCGGGGATCGGAAAAATTGGCATTCACGAGCTCGGTCAGTGGAATGCCCATCACCACGATGTCATCACGGGTGAAGTCAGGTGGCAGCGGCTTGGTGCTGTCGTATATGAAATAGCCGCCTGGCAACAAGGTTTCGTAGTCTTGTTTCAGTGTTTGACCATTAATGGCCACGACCATATCCACGCCACCACGCCGTCCTAGGTAACCCTCCCCAGACACGCGCACTTCGTACCAGGTCGGCAGTCCCTGAATATTTGAAGGAAAGATATTTTTGGGGCTGACAGGCACGCCCAATCGGTAGATTGCTTTGGCAAACAGATTATTGGCGGAAGCAGAGCCGGTGCCATTGACATTGGCAAAGCGAATGACAAAGTCATTCACAGCTTGAATCGGTTTCATGGGTTCATCCTGCTTTAGTCACGCTATACAAGAACTTCTGCATGTCCCACGCCGAGGTTGGACAGCGCTCAGCACAAAGACCGCAGTGCAAACAAACGTTTTCATCTTTCACCATGACGCGCCCGGTCTTGAGTGTGTCCGACACATAAAGTGGCTGGTCAAGGTTACGTGCCGGGATAATGAGACGTTCACGCAGTTCAGACTCCTCAGCGTTTTCAATAAAGTTGATACAGTTGGTCGGACAAATGTCGGTGCATGCGTCACATTCAATACAACGTTCTCGATCAAAAACGGTTTGCACATCGCAGTTGAGACAACGTTCAGCCTCAAGATAGGCTTGCTTTCTGTCAAAGCCAAGCTCAACTTCAAGATCCAGCTGCTTAAGTGATGCTTCTTTCGGCGCATGCGGTACCTGATAACGATCGTCATCGACCACATGCGAATCATAGGTCCACTCGTGAAAGCCCATTTTTTGGCTGATTAAACTCACTTGCGGCGCCGGACGATCATGCACATTCCGCCCTTCACAATACAGATGAATGGATACCGCCGCCTGGTGTCCATGTGCCACCGCGGTAATGATGTTCTTCGGCCCGAACGCTGCATCGCCGCCAAAAAACACGTTCGGGAGCGTTGATTGCAAGGTCGTTTCATCCAGCACCGGCAAACCCCAATCATTAAACTCAATCCCGATGTCACGCTCGATCCATGGAAATGCATTTTCCTGACCAATGGCGATCAGCACATCGTCACAGGGCATGGTCACCAGGGGCTCCCCGGTCGGAATCAGGTGACGCTTACCCGTTTCATCATATTCAGCGCGGACTTTTTCAAATGTCATACCTACCAGGCGGCCATTTTCCACCACAAAGGCCTTAGGCACATGATTGTCGATAATCGGGATGTCTTCCTTGAGCGCATCTTCTATCTCCCAAGGCGATGCTTTCATTTCGGCGCGTGGCGAACGAACGACGACACGCACATCTTCCCCCCCCAGTCGTCGCGCCGTGCGGCAACAGTCCATTGCCGTATTTCCGCCCCCTAGCACCAACACGCGGCGACCAATGCGTTTCACATGGCCAAATGCCACACTGGCCAGCCACTCAATGCCAATATGTACATTGGCATCCGCCTCCTGACGGCCCGGCAAGTTGGCCAGATCGCGCCCACGCGGAGCGCCGCAACCAACAAAAACCGCATCATAACTCTCTTGGAGCAGCGCTTTGAGGCTATCCACGCGTTTTTGAAAGTGCGTGATCACCCCCATGTCTAGGATATAACCCACCTCCTCGTTGAGAACGCGCTCAGGCAACCGAAAGCTCGGGATCTGGCTACGCATAAAACCGCCTGCTGCTGCCTGCTCATCATAGAGATGCACTTCATAACCAAGCGGCATCAGATCACGCGCCACCGTCAAGCTCGCTGGCCCAGCCCCAACAAGGGCAACTTTCTTACCATTCTTCTTTGTCGGTATCGCTGGCAATCGTTTTCGAATGTCGGTTTTGAAATCGGCTGCCACTCGCTTGAGACGACAAATGGCCACCGGCTCTTCGTCCACGCGTCCACGCCGGCAAGCTGGCTCACATGGACGGTCACAAGTGCGCCCCAATACCCCAGGAAATACGTTAGATTCCCAATTCACCATATAGGCGTCGTCGTAACGGCCTTGGGCGATCAATCGGATATATTCTGGTACCGGCGTATGGGCAGGACACGCATATTGGCAATCAATCACGCGGTGAAAATACTCTGGATCACGAATGTCGGTCGGTTTCACAATTCAAGAATCCCTGGTTGTCACTGCACAAATAAAGTAAAGCCCCTCAAAGAAGGGCTTCCATTGTAAACGATTTTATTGTACTGCGATACGTTACGTCCAATGATGGTATGCGTTTAGAGCGGATTGCCGCTCCACCATGGGTCAGGGCC
It includes:
- a CDS encoding 2-oxoacid:acceptor oxidoreductase subunit alpha; the encoded protein is MKPIQAVNDFVIRFANVNGTGSASANNLFAKAIYRLGVPVSPKNIFPSNIQGLPTWYEVRVSGEGYLGRRGGVDMVVAINGQTLKQDYETLLPGGYFIYDSTKPLPPDFTRDDIVVMGIPLTELVNANFSDPRQRQLFKNIIYVGALASLLDIGLEVFFQSIERQFAKKPKLIAPNHHALQLGYDYAAKHYADVCQIRVVPLDKVGNKIMMDGNTATALGAIYGGATVAAWYPITPSTSVVDAFEKYCRQLRIDSDTGKHRFAIVQAEDELAAMGMVMGATWMGARAFTATSGPGVSLMSEFLGLGYFAEIPAVLIDVQRVGPSTGMPTRTQQGDLLLAAYASHGDTKHPFLLPATPTECFEMTALSFDLADRLQTPVIVLSDLDLGMNDHLCEPLQWDDQRQYDRGKVLDAEALRELKQPWGRYQDVDGDGIGYRTLPATDPEKGMYFTRGSSHDEFARYTEDSDAYQRSMERLARKWETAKTLMPTPEIVERNARVGVVYFGTTTDAAREAMAKLAERGVMLDEMRLRAFPFSDDVRAFIEKHEQVFVIEQNRDAQMRTLLVNELGVSPSHLTPILHYNGQPITASFIQEALEAAMAVATEDKQRTEVVQ
- a CDS encoding 4Fe-4S dicluster domain-containing protein — protein: MKPTDIRDPEYFHRVIDCQYACPAHTPVPEYIRLIAQGRYDDAYMVNWESNVFPGVLGRTCDRPCEPACRRGRVDEEPVAICRLKRVAADFKTDIRKRLPAIPTKKNGKKVALVGAGPASLTVARDLMPLGYEVHLYDEQAAAGGFMRSQIPSFRLPERVLNEEVGYILDMGVITHFQKRVDSLKALLQESYDAVFVGCGAPRGRDLANLPGRQEADANVHIGIEWLASVAFGHVKRIGRRVLVLGGGNTAMDCCRTARRLGGEDVRVVVRSPRAEMKASPWEIEDALKEDIPIIDNHVPKAFVVENGRLVGMTFEKVRAEYDETGKRHLIPTGEPLVTMPCDDVLIAIGQENAFPWIERDIGIEFNDWGLPVLDETTLQSTLPNVFFGGDAAFGPKNIITAVAHGHQAAVSIHLYCEGRNVHDRPAPQVSLISQKMGFHEWTYDSHVVDDDRYQVPHAPKEASLKQLDLEVELGFDRKQAYLEAERCLNCDVQTVFDRERCIECDACTDICPTNCINFIENAEESELRERLIIPARNLDQPLYVSDTLKTGRVMVKDENVCLHCGLCAERCPTSAWDMQKFLYSVTKAG
- a CDS encoding 2-oxoacid:ferredoxin oxidoreductase subunit beta, coding for MTYFRPNFRHPELPKNALGYDKRAYEGALSTLCAGCGHDSISAAIAQACFELPVEPHRVAKLSGIGCSSKTPAYYLGRSHGFNSVHGRMPSVATGANMANRDLIYIGVSGDGDTASIGMGQFMHVVRRNLNMVYVVMNNGCYGLTKGQDSATADRGSVSKKGTPNPFESFDLCALAIQAGATFVARSFSGDKRQLVPLLKAAMHHHGLALIDVISPCVTFNNTPNSTKSYDWVRDHMEATGTIDLVPPRETITLEQSEGTVEMVQLHDGTQLALRKAAPDLDVRDRLKAIQYMEACRQDGEIATGLLYLDENSKDTHDILNTVEVPLS